A stretch of Campylobacter showae DNA encodes these proteins:
- a CDS encoding CsgG/HfaB family protein, translating to MKKSFFNASKIAVLALPFLLTGCMSSMSMGSPGAKTTATGSAAGSSAHNTNSGLTRCTESMGTVTIYEDRNSDWYSVVTGQYKLTSTIPVLRLLAQQSNCFVVVERSKAFNQMLEERALMESGELRKNSNFKKGQMVAADYTLTPTITFSESNTSGLGGVVGAFFGSVAGSVAGGFSTSDVSTVLTLIENRSGVQLAAAEGSARNTDFAGLGGLFGSKVGGGLGAYANTPEGKVIVAAFTDSMNNLIEAVRNYKMQTVKGGLGAGGAMKVAD from the coding sequence ATGAAAAAATCGTTTTTTAACGCATCGAAGATTGCGGTTTTGGCTCTGCCTTTTCTTTTGACGGGTTGTATGTCGTCGATGAGTATGGGATCGCCTGGGGCTAAAACGACGGCTACTGGCTCAGCTGCGGGTTCAAGCGCGCACAATACTAACTCTGGACTAACCAGATGTACCGAGTCTATGGGTACGGTTACGATTTATGAGGATAGAAATAGCGACTGGTACTCCGTCGTAACCGGGCAGTACAAACTAACATCTACTATCCCGGTTCTTAGGCTCCTAGCTCAGCAGTCAAACTGCTTCGTAGTCGTCGAGCGTAGCAAGGCATTTAACCAAATGCTAGAAGAGCGCGCGTTGATGGAGTCGGGCGAGCTTAGAAAGAACTCAAATTTCAAAAAAGGTCAGATGGTCGCCGCGGACTATACCTTAACTCCTACGATAACATTTAGCGAGAGCAATACTAGCGGACTAGGCGGCGTCGTAGGCGCATTTTTCGGCTCAGTCGCGGGCTCAGTAGCGGGCGGATTTAGCACGAGCGACGTGAGCACTGTTCTAACCCTCATCGAAAACCGATCGGGCGTACAGTTAGCGGCAGCCGAGGGAAGCGCTAGAAACACGGACTTTGCAGGACTTGGAGGCTTATTTGGTAGTAAAGTAGGCGGAGGACTTGGGGCCTACGCCAACACGCCTGAGGGCAAAGTCATAGTAGCAGCCTTCACCGACTCAATGAATAACCTAATAGAAGCCGTCAGAAACTACAAAATGCAAACCGTAAAAGGCGGTTTGGGCGCGGGCGGCGCGATGAAAGTAGCGGATTGA
- the ilvD gene encoding dihydroxy-acid dehydratase, with product MRSDIIKKGYTRAPHRSLLRATGLKDEDFEKPFIGVANSFIEIIPGHFFLNKYSEILKDEIRKNGCVPFEFNCIGVDDGIAMGHSGMLYSLPSRELIANSIETVMNAHALDALVCMPNCDKIVPGMVMGALRVNVPTVFVSGGPMKKGYTKKGEPIDLSTAFEAVGKFETKEISAEELKEIECAACPSGGSCSGMFTANSMNTLCEAMGIALKGNGTVPALTPEREELIREAGRRICEIALDEKYKIRNIVNEKSIQNALVVDMAMGGSSNTVLHILAIAREAGVNLQIAGLNEISRKIAHIAKISPSLPNVHMEDIDRAGGLSAVINEISRRDNGLLDLGAPTVTGESLGERVGASVIKDEEVIHKVENAYSDVGGLAILFGNLAEQGCVIKTAGIIGERKFSGKAVCFNSQDEAIEGISKGKVGKGDVVVIRYEGPRGGPGMQEMLSPTSLIMGRGLGADVALITDGRFSGATRGLSVGHVSPEAAEGGMIGLLQDGDIIDIDVDTYAINVRLSEEEIAERRAKFKPLEKLLPYRWLRMYRKLVTNASNGAILEA from the coding sequence TTGAGAAGCGACATCATCAAAAAAGGCTATACGCGCGCGCCGCACAGAAGCTTGCTAAGAGCGACGGGGCTAAAGGACGAGGACTTTGAAAAGCCGTTTATCGGCGTGGCAAACAGCTTCATCGAGATCATCCCGGGGCACTTTTTTCTCAACAAATACTCCGAAATTTTAAAAGACGAGATCCGCAAAAACGGCTGCGTGCCCTTTGAGTTTAACTGCATCGGCGTGGACGACGGCATCGCGATGGGGCATAGCGGGATGCTCTATAGCCTGCCTAGCCGCGAGCTAATCGCAAATTCGATCGAAACGGTGATGAACGCCCATGCCCTAGATGCTCTAGTTTGCATGCCAAACTGCGATAAAATCGTACCGGGCATGGTTATGGGCGCGCTTCGCGTGAACGTGCCGACGGTTTTTGTTAGCGGCGGCCCGATGAAAAAGGGCTACACCAAAAAAGGCGAGCCAATCGACCTATCCACGGCGTTTGAGGCGGTGGGTAAATTTGAAACCAAAGAGATCAGCGCCGAGGAGCTAAAAGAGATCGAGTGCGCCGCCTGTCCGAGCGGAGGCAGCTGCTCGGGGATGTTTACGGCAAACTCGATGAATACGCTGTGCGAAGCGATGGGTATCGCGCTAAAAGGCAACGGCACCGTGCCCGCGCTTACGCCAGAGCGTGAGGAGCTTATCCGCGAGGCTGGACGTCGTATCTGCGAGATCGCGCTGGATGAAAAATATAAAATCCGCAACATCGTAAACGAAAAATCTATCCAAAACGCCCTAGTCGTCGATATGGCGATGGGCGGTAGCAGCAACACCGTGCTGCACATCCTGGCTATCGCGCGCGAAGCTGGGGTAAATTTGCAGATCGCAGGGCTCAACGAGATCAGCCGCAAGATCGCGCATATCGCCAAAATCAGTCCAAGCCTGCCAAACGTGCATATGGAGGACATCGACCGCGCGGGCGGGCTAAGTGCCGTGATAAACGAAATTTCGCGCCGCGATAACGGGCTGCTAGACCTTGGCGCGCCGACGGTCACGGGCGAGAGCCTAGGCGAGCGCGTCGGAGCAAGCGTCATAAAAGACGAAGAGGTCATCCATAAGGTCGAAAACGCCTATTCGGACGTGGGCGGATTGGCGATTTTGTTTGGAAATTTAGCCGAGCAGGGCTGCGTCATCAAGACCGCGGGCATAATCGGCGAGCGTAAATTTAGCGGCAAAGCCGTGTGCTTTAATAGCCAAGACGAGGCGATAGAGGGTATCTCAAAGGGCAAAGTCGGTAAAGGCGACGTGGTCGTCATCCGCTACGAAGGGCCGCGCGGAGGCCCGGGTATGCAGGAGATGCTAAGCCCGACTTCGCTCATCATGGGGCGAGGCCTGGGCGCAGACGTGGCGCTCATCACGGACGGCAGGTTTAGCGGAGCTACGAGAGGGCTAAGCGTCGGACACGTGAGCCCGGAGGCTGCCGAGGGCGGCATGATCGGGCTGCTGCAAGATGGCGATATCATCGATATTGACGTGGATACATACGCGATCAATGTGCGTCTAAGCGAAGAGGAGATCGCCGAGCGCAGGGCCAAATTTAAACCGCTTGAAAAACTGCTACCGTACCGCTGGCTGCGAATGTACCGCAAGCTAGTAACGAACGCTAGCAACGGAGCGATTTTGGAGGCGTAG
- a CDS encoding MBOAT family O-acyltransferase — protein sequence MLFNSFAFIVFFLPITFGVYFVLNKLKFVQLSIFWLTVASLFFYGYWNFIYIPLILCSITFNFYVGHLLCAHPSRKKLILWAGVAANLALLAYYKYTDFLIENFNGFFGADVPLHHVVLPLGISFFTFTQIAFLVDCYHEKVKEPSFLRYALFVTYFPHLLAGPIIHHAEMMPQFANLRLKHINYKNLSIGLFLFSIGLFKKVVVADFFARFALHGFDVYTTLSMSEAWITSLSYTFQLYFDFSGYTDMAIGISYMFNIVLPLNFNSPYKALNIQDFWHRWHMTLSRFLRDYIYIPLGGNRRGEYRTYANVFAVFLLGGLWHGAGWMFIIWGALHGLAMMVCRFYGAHFRPMNKFLAWFITFNFINITWIFFRARDLDSAMKVLKGMFDFSSVKINFNYLEYISNSLGYNQINFMETPQIAMGTFCAIMGITLFVTIFGRNSNEMAARAKFGFLTALFTAFLLALVFAFSSGAQESPFLYFNF from the coding sequence ATGCTTTTTAACTCATTTGCGTTTATAGTTTTTTTCTTACCGATTACTTTTGGGGTTTATTTTGTTTTAAATAAACTCAAATTCGTTCAACTCAGTATCTTTTGGCTCACGGTCGCTTCGCTATTTTTTTATGGATATTGGAATTTTATTTATATCCCGCTTATTTTATGTTCGATCACGTTTAACTTCTACGTCGGTCATCTGCTCTGCGCTCACCCATCTCGCAAAAAGCTTATTTTATGGGCGGGCGTCGCGGCAAATTTAGCCCTACTGGCCTACTACAAATACACCGACTTTTTGATAGAAAATTTTAACGGATTTTTCGGCGCCGACGTGCCGCTGCATCACGTCGTTTTGCCTCTTGGCATCAGCTTTTTTACATTTACGCAAATAGCGTTTTTAGTAGACTGCTATCACGAAAAAGTAAAAGAGCCCAGCTTCCTTCGCTACGCGCTTTTCGTTACGTATTTCCCGCATCTTTTAGCCGGTCCTATCATCCACCACGCCGAGATGATGCCGCAGTTTGCAAATTTACGTTTAAAGCACATAAACTATAAAAATTTAAGCATCGGACTTTTTTTATTTTCGATCGGACTTTTTAAAAAGGTCGTAGTGGCCGATTTTTTCGCTAGATTTGCCCTTCACGGTTTTGACGTGTATACGACTCTTAGCATGAGCGAGGCATGGATCACGAGCCTTAGCTACACTTTTCAGCTATATTTTGACTTTAGCGGTTACACCGATATGGCGATCGGCATTTCATATATGTTTAACATTGTTCTACCGTTAAATTTCAACTCCCCCTACAAAGCGCTAAATATCCAAGACTTTTGGCACAGATGGCATATGACGCTCTCGAGATTTTTACGCGACTACATCTATATCCCGCTAGGCGGCAACCGCAGAGGCGAATACCGTACCTACGCCAACGTTTTTGCAGTATTTTTGCTAGGCGGACTTTGGCACGGAGCAGGTTGGATGTTTATCATCTGGGGCGCGCTGCACGGACTAGCGATGATGGTTTGTAGATTTTACGGCGCGCATTTTCGCCCGATGAATAAATTTCTAGCTTGGTTTATAACGTTTAACTTTATAAATATCACTTGGATATTTTTCCGCGCCAGAGACCTAGATAGCGCGATGAAAGTGCTAAAAGGCATGTTTGATTTTAGCTCGGTTAAGATAAATTTTAACTACTTAGAGTACATAAGCAACTCTCTGGGATACAATCAAATAAATTTTATGGAAACACCGCAAATAGCCATGGGTACGTTCTGCGCTATTATGGGTATTACGCTTTTTGTTACGATTTTCGGGCGAAACTCGAACGAAATGGCCGCTAGAGCAAAATTTGGCTTTCTTACCGCACTTTTTACGGCGTTTTTGTTGGCTTTGGTTTTTGCTTTTAGCTCCGGTGCGCAGGAGTCACCGTTTTTGTATTTTAACTTTTAG